From the genome of Candidatus Polarisedimenticolia bacterium, one region includes:
- a CDS encoding alkaline phosphatase, producing MPGRPARGSSWVRSLFAILLAVAGVMAVVCAAPGPKRSAVLFIGDGMGPAYVTVTRVARGGSGGRLRMDALPYTALSRTHSSDSPVTDSAAAASAMACGQKTANGILCEDASAVYGKTDGRKLESIAVWAKKRGLRVGLVTTTTITHATPAAFYAQEKDRENEAGIARQTAGCGFDLLLGGGRKYFPDDVRAEAQAAGFTIVETAEAMRGMGGLDRRILGLFADGYLPYQPEIEAARARPAGEAAGEPGAAGAVGGGGGEPVGDPAAGTAPTLVEMTRFAIDALRRTGQPFFLMVEGGRIDHAGHANWARTLVDETAAFDEAIGYAVDTLDPKSTLVLVTADHETGGLALNGYPDEKDGIWSTYGDPSGGKEDEPYPVVTFSSGPGTKKQTHWPPHGADDPRPSGLPLGSAAHTGVDVPLYAWGAGADRVHGTVENTTIYTILREHLEGKPPGR from the coding sequence ATGCCCGGACGGCCAGCCCGCGGAAGTTCATGGGTCCGTAGTCTCTTCGCAATCCTCCTCGCCGTCGCCGGCGTGATGGCGGTCGTGTGCGCCGCACCCGGCCCCAAGCGTAGCGCCGTCCTGTTCATCGGCGACGGGATGGGGCCGGCCTACGTGACCGTCACGCGCGTGGCGCGCGGTGGATCGGGAGGCCGGCTGCGCATGGACGCGCTCCCGTACACCGCCCTGTCCCGCACGCACTCGTCCGACAGCCCGGTCACCGACTCGGCCGCCGCGGCGAGCGCCATGGCGTGCGGCCAGAAGACCGCCAACGGAATCCTGTGCGAGGACGCTTCGGCCGTCTACGGCAAGACCGACGGCAGGAAGCTCGAGTCGATAGCCGTCTGGGCGAAGAAACGCGGCCTGCGAGTCGGGCTGGTCACGACCACGACCATCACCCACGCCACTCCGGCGGCGTTCTATGCCCAGGAGAAGGACCGCGAGAACGAGGCGGGGATCGCGCGGCAGACGGCCGGCTGCGGCTTCGACCTCCTGCTGGGGGGCGGGCGGAAGTATTTCCCGGACGATGTCAGGGCGGAGGCGCAGGCGGCCGGCTTCACCATCGTCGAGACGGCCGAGGCCATGCGGGGCATGGGCGGCCTCGATCGCCGCATCCTCGGCCTGTTCGCCGACGGCTACCTCCCGTACCAGCCTGAGATCGAAGCGGCCAGGGCGCGCCCGGCCGGGGAGGCCGCCGGGGAGCCGGGTGCCGCTGGCGCCGTCGGCGGCGGAGGCGGGGAGCCGGTCGGCGATCCCGCGGCGGGCACCGCGCCGACGCTCGTCGAGATGACGCGCTTCGCGATCGACGCGCTGCGCAGGACCGGGCAGCCGTTCTTCCTGATGGTCGAGGGGGGACGGATCGACCACGCCGGCCATGCCAACTGGGCGCGCACCCTGGTCGACGAAACCGCCGCCTTCGACGAGGCGATCGGTTACGCGGTCGACACCCTCGATCCGAAATCGACGCTCGTTCTCGTGACCGCCGACCACGAGACCGGCGGCCTGGCGTTGAACGGCTATCCCGACGAGAAGGACGGCATCTGGTCCACCTATGGCGATCCCTCGGGCGGGAAGGAGGACGAGCCTTACCCGGTGGTCACCTTCTCGAGCGGACCCGGGACGAAGAAGCAGACACACTGGCCCCCCCATGGGGCGGACGACCCGCGCCCTTCCGGACTCCCCCTCGGCAGCGCCGCGCACACGGGTGTCGACGTCCCCCTCTACGCCTGGGGGGCCGGCGCCGATCGCGTCCACGGCACCGTCGAGAACACCACGATCTACACCATCCTCCGGGAGCACCTGGAGGGGAAGCCTCCCGGCCGGTAG
- a CDS encoding HD domain-containing phosphohydrolase translates to MRTSGPGGRLYLMAVAAAGAALLGTTAAAVSLLLIGSIGIVSCTVIPPIVALAVLVYRAYKRNASATLRRLDDLMQVHLSTIEALAMAIDAKDPHAQGRTRRVQAYAMELARLMKVPRLEFEAVRAAALLHDIGKLAIPDHLLHKPGKLTDMEFQKVKAHPAVAADILAHVNFPYPVVPAVRHHHERWDGSGYPDGLKGEAIPLAARVLAVADAFEALTSDRAYRGRKSPEEACALIEAWSGMQFDPAVVTTLRRNLGRLIVSPYRASQGATGPAVPGDAASGPLEAADILGLWSGVPAGSQSDPGGFGESLHRGIGAERIDDVYAGPAGAVPAGPGGDREGPSSPGIPGPLDALQQGVAQSNIWLERDESGAIVGRQTAVLSTISSAHREVYSLYEIAQSLGSSLRLPEVLDLVAGKIGQLVPFRSCVIYLLEDHSDSLSARFVSGANVENLRGRALRVGEGITGWAALQKSNRFSQSVDLDLAGAGLDLSEYSTAAAFPLIHDGQVLGVITLYFPKGVTCLDDHIRMMDIIVRLAAAAVRNGTLFAETQESALTDGLTNLPNSRYLRQVFEQEKVRSQQAGQPMAFLEADLDNFKVINDRFGHHVGDRYLSEISRVLKSHLRERDILVRLSGDEFAALLPMTGFAQAALLAERLQQAVDLFRLRLEEGNVARSGLSIGIALFPQDGEGFEDLLVRADHNMYQNKAARKNARLEMNPNVLPFPIRRPSGT, encoded by the coding sequence ATGAGAACCAGCGGACCGGGAGGACGTCTCTACCTGATGGCGGTCGCGGCGGCGGGAGCCGCCCTTCTGGGGACCACGGCGGCCGCCGTGTCCCTGCTCCTGATCGGCTCGATCGGGATCGTGTCGTGCACCGTCATTCCGCCCATCGTGGCGCTCGCGGTCCTGGTCTACCGCGCCTACAAGCGCAACGCCTCCGCGACGCTCAGGCGGCTGGACGATCTGATGCAGGTCCACCTGTCGACCATCGAGGCCCTGGCCATGGCCATCGACGCTAAGGACCCGCATGCGCAGGGACGCACCCGCCGCGTGCAGGCCTACGCGATGGAGCTGGCGCGCCTCATGAAGGTCCCGCGCCTGGAGTTCGAGGCCGTCCGCGCCGCGGCCCTTTTGCACGACATCGGCAAGCTGGCGATCCCGGACCACCTGCTGCACAAGCCGGGGAAGCTCACCGACATGGAGTTCCAGAAGGTCAAGGCGCACCCCGCGGTGGCCGCCGACATCCTGGCGCACGTCAACTTTCCCTACCCGGTCGTCCCCGCGGTCCGGCACCACCACGAGCGCTGGGACGGCTCCGGATACCCGGACGGGCTGAAGGGGGAGGCGATTCCCCTGGCCGCCCGCGTTCTGGCGGTGGCCGACGCCTTCGAGGCGCTGACCTCCGATCGCGCCTACCGCGGGCGCAAATCGCCGGAGGAGGCCTGCGCCCTGATCGAGGCCTGGTCGGGGATGCAATTCGACCCGGCGGTGGTGACGACGCTCCGGCGGAACCTGGGACGGCTCATCGTGTCGCCGTACCGCGCGTCCCAGGGGGCCACCGGCCCGGCCGTCCCGGGCGACGCCGCGTCCGGACCGCTCGAGGCCGCCGACATCCTGGGGCTGTGGAGCGGCGTGCCGGCCGGCTCGCAGAGCGACCCCGGGGGGTTCGGGGAAAGCCTGCACCGCGGGATCGGCGCCGAGAGAATCGACGACGTCTACGCCGGTCCTGCCGGCGCCGTGCCAGCCGGTCCGGGCGGCGACCGGGAAGGGCCGTCATCGCCGGGCATTCCCGGTCCGCTCGATGCCCTGCAGCAAGGTGTGGCCCAATCGAACATCTGGCTGGAGCGGGACGAGAGCGGGGCGATCGTCGGGCGGCAGACCGCCGTCCTGAGCACGATCTCCTCGGCGCACCGCGAGGTCTATTCGCTGTATGAGATCGCCCAGTCGCTCGGCTCGTCGCTCCGCCTGCCGGAGGTGCTGGACCTCGTCGCCGGCAAGATCGGCCAGCTGGTGCCGTTCCGATCGTGCGTGATCTACCTCCTGGAGGATCACAGCGACAGCCTGTCGGCGCGCTTCGTCTCGGGGGCGAACGTCGAGAACCTGCGCGGGCGGGCGCTCAGGGTGGGTGAGGGGATCACCGGCTGGGCGGCGCTGCAGAAGAGCAACCGCTTCTCGCAAAGCGTCGATCTCGACCTCGCCGGGGCCGGCCTCGATCTCTCGGAATACTCGACCGCCGCGGCCTTCCCCCTGATCCACGACGGGCAGGTCCTGGGCGTGATCACGCTCTACTTCCCCAAAGGGGTGACGTGCCTGGACGATCACATCCGCATGATGGACATCATCGTCCGCCTGGCCGCGGCCGCGGTGCGCAACGGCACCCTGTTCGCCGAGACCCAGGAGTCCGCCCTCACCGACGGCCTGACCAACCTGCCGAATTCACGCTACCTGCGGCAGGTGTTCGAGCAGGAGAAAGTCCGCTCTCAGCAGGCGGGCCAGCCGATGGCGTTCCTCGAGGCCGACCTCGACAACTTCAAGGTGATCAACGACCGTTTCGGGCACCACGTCGGAGATCGGTACCTCTCCGAGATCAGTCGCGTGCTGAAAAGCCACCTGCGCGAGCGCGACATCCTGGTCCGCCTGTCGGGGGACGAGTTCGCCGCCCTGCTTCCCATGACCGGGTTCGCCCAGGCCGCCCTGCTGGCCGAGCGGCTGCAGCAGGCGGTGGACCTGTTCAGGCTCCGCCTGGAGGAAGGGAACGTGGCGCGCTCCGGCCTGTCGATCGGCATCGCGCTCTTCCCGCAGGACGGCGAGGGGTTCGAGGATCTCCTGGTCCGCGCCGACCACAACATGTACCAGAACAAGGCGGCGCGGAAGAACGCCCGTCTCGAAATGAATCCGAACGTCCTGCCGTTCCCGATCAGGAGACCGTCGGGAACCTGA
- a CDS encoding S8 family peptidase, translating to MKRETLFLSAGRKGHFRGVTLSLAVLLLVAFGFAPAQAARGGKAGIAPDLAEQIKNGSPTSSTRLIVSLKGADVAYVTKRIQELGGTPQRHYRNIDEMVADMPLEAIGALAEVEGLEYISPDREVSSVVSHLEKTTGADLAFKILVSVDGLPQGLDGTGVTVAVLDSGIEADHFDLRDESKGKRRVVFSWDFTGRGGLDDPFGHGTHVAGAIGGDGSSYFFAGRDFAGMAPGANLINFKVLDEKGRGYVSSVVAAIDQAISIRTLYNIRVLNLSLAAPPIDSYVNDPLCQAVARATKAGMVVVAAAGNFGKDQIGNKVYGGITSPGISPAAITVGATNSFGTDVRSDDTIAPYSSRGPTMSHSVDPLTGAVAYDFLAKPDLVAPGCRLVSLERYQNYLVSTYPVLHVDTGGASNKARYMTLSGSSMSTGVVSGAVALMLQANPGLTPNMVKAILMYSAQIMNGPDLFEQGAGMLNVDGAVRLARSISKYAYALPVGQSLSVSGFPSAETTIAGETFAWSQGLIWGFGGLRGETMFTTQQGAYAQSLIWGTPSRLDAWGMGVTYYDGLFASDYVVFGGNGQWNYVTWGSGTPTASGLIWTERLYASGLIWGDRVISNDFFDISSTSLIWGVKGYGGYDSGLIWGIRDAGLIWGLTSDR from the coding sequence ATGAAGCGAGAGACTCTGTTCTTGTCCGCCGGCAGGAAAGGGCACTTCCGCGGCGTCACCCTCTCGCTCGCCGTCCTCCTGTTGGTCGCATTCGGTTTCGCTCCCGCCCAGGCGGCGCGGGGCGGCAAGGCCGGCATCGCCCCCGATCTGGCCGAGCAGATCAAGAACGGCTCCCCGACCTCCAGCACGCGCCTGATCGTCTCCCTGAAGGGGGCCGATGTGGCCTACGTCACCAAGCGCATCCAGGAGCTCGGGGGCACGCCTCAGAGGCATTACCGGAACATCGATGAGATGGTCGCCGACATGCCCCTCGAGGCGATCGGTGCATTGGCCGAAGTCGAGGGGTTGGAGTACATCTCTCCGGACAGGGAGGTCTCGAGCGTCGTCAGTCACCTGGAGAAGACGACGGGGGCCGACCTGGCCTTCAAGATTCTCGTCTCGGTGGATGGGCTGCCCCAGGGTCTGGACGGCACGGGAGTCACCGTGGCGGTCCTCGACTCCGGGATCGAGGCCGACCACTTCGATCTGCGCGACGAGTCGAAGGGGAAGCGGCGCGTCGTCTTCTCGTGGGACTTCACCGGCCGCGGAGGCCTGGACGACCCATTCGGCCACGGGACGCACGTCGCCGGGGCGATCGGGGGGGACGGCAGCTCCTACTTTTTCGCCGGCCGGGACTTCGCCGGGATGGCGCCGGGCGCCAACTTGATCAATTTCAAGGTGCTCGATGAGAAGGGCCGGGGATACGTCAGCAGCGTGGTCGCGGCGATCGATCAGGCGATCTCGATCCGCACCCTGTACAACATCAGGGTCCTCAACCTGTCGCTGGCGGCGCCGCCGATCGACTCCTACGTCAACGATCCCCTCTGCCAGGCGGTGGCGCGGGCGACGAAGGCCGGGATGGTCGTCGTCGCGGCGGCCGGCAACTTCGGTAAGGACCAGATCGGCAACAAGGTCTATGGCGGCATCACGTCCCCCGGCATCTCCCCCGCGGCGATCACCGTCGGCGCCACCAACTCCTTCGGCACGGATGTCCGGTCGGACGACACCATCGCGCCCTACTCCTCGCGCGGCCCGACGATGTCGCACTCGGTCGACCCGCTGACCGGGGCGGTCGCCTACGACTTTCTCGCGAAGCCCGACCTGGTCGCCCCGGGGTGCCGCCTCGTGTCCCTGGAGCGCTATCAGAACTACCTCGTCAGCACCTATCCGGTCCTGCACGTCGACACCGGAGGCGCCAGCAACAAGGCCCGCTACATGACCCTGAGCGGCTCGTCGATGTCGACCGGCGTGGTCTCGGGCGCCGTCGCCCTGATGCTGCAGGCCAACCCGGGGCTGACGCCCAACATGGTCAAGGCGATCCTGATGTACTCCGCCCAGATCATGAACGGTCCGGATCTCTTCGAGCAGGGCGCCGGGATGCTGAACGTCGACGGCGCGGTGCGATTGGCGCGATCGATCAGCAAGTATGCGTACGCGCTCCCTGTCGGCCAGAGCCTGAGCGTCTCCGGATTCCCGAGCGCTGAGACGACCATCGCCGGCGAGACCTTCGCCTGGAGCCAGGGGCTCATCTGGGGCTTCGGCGGCCTGCGTGGCGAGACGATGTTCACCACGCAGCAGGGTGCCTATGCCCAGTCGCTCATCTGGGGGACGCCGAGCCGCCTCGACGCGTGGGGCATGGGCGTCACGTACTACGACGGCCTGTTCGCCAGCGACTACGTGGTGTTCGGCGGGAATGGACAGTGGAACTACGTCACCTGGGGCTCGGGCACCCCTACGGCCAGCGGGCTCATCTGGACCGAGAGGCTGTACGCCTCGGGCCTCATCTGGGGCGACCGGGTGATCTCGAACGACTTCTTCGACATCAGCTCGACCAGCCTCATCTGGGGTGTCAAAGGGTACGGCGGATACGACAGCGGTCTCATCTGGGGCATCAGGGACGCCGGTCTCATCTGGGGGCTCACCAGTGACCGGTAA